The genome window TTTTATTAATCATAATTTAAAGTTACATTTCATTGATAAATAGTAAATTGAATCATTATTTGTTAAACAAAATTAAATTTTAAAACTTTGTTATGCTTGCATAATAAAAAAAGATTATATTTGTTAGACATACACTAAAATATGTTAAGAGAAGATTTAACGATAGATTATTTATTGCGTTCAACATGGTTGTCAGTTCAGAAAATGTATAATGAGCAAGCAGGCGCTTACGATTCCACAATGGTGTATGCCTTTACATTATTATCAATAGATCCGAAAGGAGGTACGCCAAGTACGTCGCTAGGACCAAAGATGGGAATAGAGCCAACAAGCTTGTCGAGAACATTAAAAAACTTAGAAGCAAGAAATTTTATCGTTCGAAAACCAAATCCAGAAGATGGACGAAGTGTGTTGATTACTTTGACTGAAGAAGGATTAAGAATGAGAGATATTTCAAAACATTTTGTTTTGCAATTTAATGAATCAATTAATA of Empedobacter falsenii contains these proteins:
- a CDS encoding MarR family winged helix-turn-helix transcriptional regulator gives rise to the protein MLREDLTIDYLLRSTWLSVQKMYNEQAGAYDSTMVYAFTLLSIDPKGGTPSTSLGPKMGIEPTSLSRTLKNLEARNFIVRKPNPEDGRSVLITLTEEGLRMRDISKHFVLQFNESINNHIDPEKMQIFLEVIYKINQLISDKKIFKNNYEKTR